The following nucleotide sequence is from Clostridia bacterium.
TGAATGTGTTATTAGATATTTCAATTGGAGAAAAATATAGCAATCCATCACAAAAGGTACGTGTCATTACAGAAAATTGGGTTGCAAAAAATGCGTTTTGTCCTCGTTGTGGAAATGATAAACTTAAACAGTGCGAGAATAATAAACCCGTTTCTGATTTTATATGTACTAATTGTGGAAATGTGTTTGAATGTAAAGCGAAAAAAGGTAGTTTAGGTATTAAAATTACAGATGGTGCATATGACTCAATGATTAAGAGGATTAATGATGAAAATAATGCTGATTTTTTCTTTATGTCATATAGTTATAATGATTTTTGCGTTGATGATTTCATTTTTGTGCCAAAATATTTTTTCACAGAAAGAATTATAGAGAAAAGAAAACCTTTATCTCCTAATGCCCGTAGGGCAGGATGGGTTGGATGTAATATTTTGCTTGGAGAGATACCAGAAGAAGGGCGAATAAAAATAATTAAAAATCGAATAATTCAGAATAAAGATTCAATTTGTGATAAAGTGAATAAAACAAAATTTATTTCTAATATATCGTTATTTTCTAGAGGCTGGCTATTGGATGTTATGAATTGTGTTAATAAGATTAATAGGCAAGAGTTTGAATTAATGGACATATATAACTTTGAAAATCAATTAAAAATATTGCATCCTCAAAATAATAACATTCAAGCAAAAATTAGGCAGCAACTTCAATTATTGCGTGATAAAGGATTAGTTGAGTTCTTAGGAAATGGAAAATATAAAAAAGTTGAGGTATAAAATGGACTTCGTATTTTATACTTTTGAAGGAAGTACAACAGCACCCGATGGTTCGGATGTTGAAAACCTTCAAATACTTGGTTTTGAAAAAGCCGACACATATGAAATAGCTTTAAAAAATCTTATC
It contains:
- a CDS encoding DpnI domain-containing protein, yielding MNVLLDISIGEKYSNPSQKVRVITENWVAKNAFCPRCGNDKLKQCENNKPVSDFICTNCGNVFECKAKKGSLGIKITDGAYDSMIKRINDENNADFFFMSYSYNDFCVDDFIFVPKYFFTERIIEKRKPLSPNARRAGWVGCNILLGEIPEEGRIKIIKNRIIQNKDSICDKVNKTKFISNISLFSRGWLLDVMNCVNKINRQEFELMDIYNFENQLKILHPQNNNIQAKIRQQLQLLRDKGLVEFLGNGKYKKVEV